One window of Micromonas commoda chromosome 1, complete sequence genomic DNA carries:
- the RPL11 gene encoding ribosomal protein L11 (Cytosolic 80S ribosomal protein L11; Cytosolic 60S large ribosomal subunit protein L11 - component of cytosolic 80S ribosome and 60S large subunit; targetP does not predict mTP), producing the protein MREVRIHKLVLNISVGESGDRLTKAAKVLEQLTGQQPVFSKARYTVRTFGIRRNEKIATHVTVGNRDKAMQILESGLKVKEYELIKSNFSQTGCFGFGISEHIDLGIKYDPSTGIYGMDFFVVLERPGFRVAKRRKCQTKIGAPHKLKKTDAMKFFQSKFEGVILAKSYN; encoded by the exons ATGCGGGAGGTTCGCATTCATAAACTAGTCCTGAACATCTCCGTCGGTGAATCCGGCGACCGCCTTACCAAGGCAGCCAAAGTTCTTGAGCAGCTCACTGGCCAGCAGCCAGTGTTCTCGAAGGCTCGCTACACCGTACGCACGTTCGGCATCCGCCGCAACGAAAAGATTGCCACGCACGTGACTGTAGGCAACCGGGACAAAGCTATGCAGATTTTG GAGTCCGGCTTGAAAGTGAAAGAGTACGAGCTCATCAAGAGCAACTTCTCCCAGACCGGCTGCTTTGGTTTTGGCATATCGGAGCACATCGACCTCGGCATCAAGTACGACCCCTCTACTGGCATTTACG GCATGGACTTCTTCGTCGTGCTTGAGCGCCCTGGCTTCCGTGTTGCCAAGCGCCGCAAGTGCCAAACCAAGATAGGTGCACCACACAAACTTAAGAAAACTGACGCCATGAAGTTCTTTCAGTCGAAATTCGAGGGGGTGATCCTCGCCAAGTCCTATAACTAA
- a CDS encoding predicted protein, producing the protein MACGFVLFVLLVVIAHGQSQTLNELRRLNLESSPPVKYEYLFEIISKPLNSEYLNDKASQGWIFDQYILSSNGGLFYIIFKRPL; encoded by the coding sequence ATGGCGTGTGGCTTCGTGCTGTTTGTTTTGCTCGTCGTCATAGCTCATGGGCAGAGCCAGACCTTAAACGAGCTACGCAGGTTGAACCTTGAAAGTTCTCCCCCAGTCAAATATGAGTATTTGTTTGAAATAATCTCGAAGCCCCTAAACTCTGAATATTTGAACGACAAAGCTTCTCAAGGATGGATATTTGACCAATATATCTTGAGTTCAAATGGGGGATTGTTTTATATAATTTTTAAGAGACCTTTGTAA
- a CDS encoding predicted protein translates to MNIYWTVPTFRMLLREAMTDPLLNRYGVIIIDEAHERTLATDVLFGLLKEVLTKRTDLKVVVMSATLEAEKFQNYFLEAPLMRVPGRLHPVEIFYTQNPERDYLEAAIRTAVQIHVCEPPGDVLIFLTGEEEIEDACIKVRREIGSMGDRVGVVKVVPLYASLPPQQQQRIFDDAPPPRDGPSGVPGRKIVISTNIAETSLTIDGIVYVIDPGFAKQKVYNPRIRVESLLVSPISRASAHQRAGRAGRTRPGKCFRLYTEGSFKKDLQEQTYPEILRSNLGSVVLQLKKLGIDDLVHFDFMDPPAPETLMRALELLNYLGALDDDGNLTQIGSVMSDFPLDPQLAKMVCASPQFRCSNEIFTITSMLSVPNPFIRPRDQQSEADEAKSRFSHIDGDHLTLLNAYHAFKQNNEDSQWCYNNYINYRAMKSADSVRSQLVRIASRFNMSLMSTDFTSRDYYLNIRRAILSGYFMQVAHLERQGSYLTVKDNQMVSLHPSTCLDHKPEWVMYNEFVLTTKNYIRICTEAKGDWLVEVAPHYYDLTNFPECEAKRVLERICERSKTNYKRT, encoded by the exons ATGAATATATATTGGACCGTCCCTACGTTTAGGATGCTTCTCCGCGAGGCTATGACAGACCCATTGCTAAACCGATACGGCGTCATAatcatcgacgaggcgcatGAACGAACGCTGGCGACCGATGTGCTGTTCGGTCTTCTGAAGGAAGTCCTCACTAAGCGGACCGATCTCAAGGTTGTGGTCATGTCAGCCACACTAGAGGCTGAAAAATTTCAGAATTATTTCCTAGAGGCACCCTTAATGCGAGTGCCGGGACGACTGCACCCTGTGGAAATTTTTTACACTCAAAACCCTGAACGTGACTACCTCGAAGCTGCGATTCGCACAGCTGTTCAAATACATGTGTGCGAACCTCCAGGTGATGTGCTGATCTTCCTCACAGGTGAAGAAGAAATTGAAGATGCCTGCATAAAAGTGAGGCGTGAAATCGGGAGTATGGGCGACCGCGTAGGAGTCGTGAAAGTGGTTCCGCTGTATGCCAGTTTGCCGCCCCAACAGCAACAGCGTATTTTTGATGAtgcgcctccacctcgtgACGGCCCATCGGGTGTTCCAGGCCGGAAAATTGTCATCTCTACAAATATTGCCGAGACGTCGCTCACTATTGACGGAATTGTGTATGTCATAGACCCTGGCTTCGCGAAACAGAAGGTCTATAATCCGCGAATCAGGGTCGAATCTCTTCTTGTATCACCGATAAGCCGTGCCTCTGCGCACCAGCGCGCAGGGCGAGCTGGTCGAACGCGTCCTGGGAAATGTTTCCGTCTTTACACAGAAGGATCGTTCAAAAAAGATTTGCAAGAGCAAACCTACCCAGAGATTCTTCGCTCGAACCTTGGTTCTGTCGTGCTGCAACTCAAGAAGCTTGGCATAGACGACCTCGTGCACTTTGACTTTATG GACCCTCCTGCTCCAGAGACCTTGATGCGTGCACTCGAACTTCTAAACTACCTTGGCgcgttggacgacgacggtaaTCTGACACAGATCGGATCAGTCATGAGTGATTTCCCTCTTGACCCTCAACTGGCAAAGATGGTCTGCGCCTCTCCGCAGTTCAGATGCAGCAACGAAATTTTTACAATAACGTCTATGCTTTCAGTGCCAAATCCATTCATCCGCCCGCGAGATCAACAGAGCGAGGCCGATGAAGCAAAGTCCCGATTTAGTCACATCGATGGAGACCATCTGACACTGCTCAATGCATATCATGCTTTCAAGCAAAATAACGAAGATTCGCAGTGGTGCTATAATAATTACATAAACTACCGGGCTATGAAGTCTGCAGACAGCGTTCGAAGTCAACTGGTCCGCATCGCATCTCGCTTTAACATGTCACTCATGTCTACGGATTTCACAAGTAGAGACTATTACTTGAATATCCGCAGAGCCATACTATCGGGCTACTTCATGCAGGTGGCACATCTAGAGCGGCAAGGATCGTACTTGACCGTCAAAGACAATCAGATGGTCTCACTTCACCCTTCGACGTGCTTAGATCACAAGCCTGAATGGGTAATGTACAACGAGTTTGTTTTGACGACAAAAAACTATATTCGCATTTGTACCGAGGCGAAGGGAGATTGGCTGGTTGAGGTTGCCCCGCACTACTACGACTTGACGAATTTCCCAGAGTGTGAAGCAAAAAGGGTGTTGGAGCGAATATGTGAACGATCAAAGACCAATTATAAAAGGACTTGA
- a CDS encoding predicted protein, with protein MMEPATKKLRKAHDTFDMLESAVEQTNTNRYTGRPYTTKYFEILEKRRELPVWQQREEFAQMLNRHQTLVLVGETGSGKTTQIPQFVVESGFLSGKMCVCTQPRRVAAMSVARRVAEEMDVNAGEEVGYSIRFEEATGPKTFLKYSTDGKWRKIAYMSDFPTKRPSTPIFFARVTDLS; from the coding sequence ATGATGGAACCTGCCACGAAGAAGTTAAGGAAGGCTCACGACACCTTCGACATGCTCGAGTCTGCGGTGGAGCAAACAAACACCAACCGCTACACAGGTCGGCCATACACAACAAAATACTTTGAGATACTCGAAAAACGGCGCGAACTTCCTGTCTGGCAACAGCGGGAGGAGTTCGCGCAGATGCTCAATAGGCATCAAACTCTTGTCCTCGTTGGCGAAACTGGTTCAGGGAAGACGACACAAATTCCGCAATTTGTTGTCGAGTCGGGTTTCCTGTCCGGGAAAATGTGCGTGTGTACACAACCGCGTCGCGTTGCGGCTATGTCTGTCGCTCGCAGGGTCGCGGAAGAGATGGATGTGAATGCCGGTGAAGAAGTCGGTTATTCTATTCGTTTCGAGGAAGCGACAGGCCCTAAGACGTTCCTTAAGTATTCCACTGACGGTAAGTGGCGAAAGATTGCCTACATGTCTGACTTCCCCACAAAGCGACCAAGCACACCAATTTTTTTCGCTCGTGTTACGGACCTTTCATAG
- a CDS encoding predicted protein has protein sequence MIDGTTATPLTGYKLQVEGDTLIRNGTKKYLDCYNDKVGIRVDADLIDLGCDVKIVGSTCVEGDLKIDGILKNGADKVFILQEDHDQDITEITDILDDIVNAIPTDENGNNEIPEGETLAYNSQITGLQTQVDNLPTISTVDTFIETKLASLHIIEGENANDPLALKHYLKDEVDALIPDVSNFETTTQLDTRLADYTTLSLFEAHETLMETELADKVDTTTLDNYDTSAQVDTKLSSYDTSAQVDTKLSSYDTSVEVDTKLNSYDTSTQVDNKIAGALADYDTSTEVDTKITNAGVGGHWTKDATTNELSYGAGRVKIDTNGEGLVVQPNTSDTDARINLISGEGDADAYIGFHARNPNSVHGRSVYIGAKASDTATNSVETELHFKVRGNNPYEWNTMVSDMVIKGDGDVEFQSPKLRILGGSWNTKFDLTNEGTICRKYTDTNNVDHGSGLHFSGDYIYPTDASGNLNNDVLSIGFPQHNRFKYIYASDSVFLNDYYEQSGSQYFGKRYNWHPFGILSGMEIENNTTGGNYSQKLHFLTHYYGVSNGRRMTINESGHVGIGTENPVAVLHVQGSRHANIAGGNNATLDWAGTGSGASMFYNSSTTYNVDIGIFASSRIATNADFVSAQGAFTHSDSRIKRDIKELNDDDALVKLRQIQPKIYGYKDIGVRPEEEVIGFIADEVEQVCPQAVRKTTSTIPNILEVVNVAESNIISFTNFNTSNLSETSSLECVDIRSGQEQYISIGKVIDDKTVQVKEDLSNWLGSFDEDGRLIVETTTSTLTTDEYEALENEEQEGYRKKDDVYEKTITSYPGNNLYIRGERVNDFRTLKKEMLFAINFSATQELDKSVEKLKVENEELKARLLALEEKINIA, from the coding sequence ATGATTGATGGCACTACCGCAACTCCACTCACGGGATATAAGCTCCAAGTAGAGGGCGATACTTTAATAAGGAACGGTACAAAAAAATACTTGGATTGTTATAATGATAAAGTTGGTATACGGGTTGATGCCGACTTAATTGACTTGGGTTGTGATGTAAAGATTGTAGGTTCAACCTGCGTTGAGGGGGATTTAAAAATTGATGGTATACTGAAAAACGGTGCTGATAAAGTTTTTATACTTCAAGAAGACCATGATCAGGACATAACAGAGATTACGGATATTTTGGATGACATCGTAAATGCTATTCCTACTGATGAGAATGGTAATAATGAAATACCAGAGGGCGAAACACTCGCTTACAACAGTCAAATAACAGGTTTACAAACGCAGGTTGATAATCTGCCAACTATATCTACTGTGGACACCTTTATTGAAACTAAACTTGCATCTTTACACATCATAGAAGGAGAGAACGCGAATGATCCTTTAGCTTTAAAACATTATCTCAAGGATGAGGTAGATGCTCTCATACCGGATGTAAGCAATTTTGAGACCACCACGCAACTTGATACACGACTGGCTGATTACACAACATTAAGTCTCTTTGAAGCTCACGAGACCTTGATGGAAACTGAGTTGGCTGATAAGGTGGATACTACTACACTTGATAATTACGACACATCTGCCCAAGTAGACACAAAATTAAGTAGCTACGACACATCCGCCCAGGTTGATACAAAGTTAAGTAGCTACGATACTTCCGTAGAAGTTGACACAAAATTAAATAGCTACGATACTTCCACTCAAGTTGACAATAAGATTGCGGGTGCTTTGGCTGACTATGACACTTCAACGGAGGTTGATACTAAGATTACCAACGCAGGGGTAGGAGGTCATTGGACTAAGGATGCTACTACGAACGAATTATCTTATGGTGCTGGTCGTGTTAAAATTGATACGAATGGTGAAGGTCTTGTAGTACAGCCTAACACGAGTGATACGGATGCGAGAATAAACCTTATCAGCGGTGAAGGTGATGCCGACGCTTATATCGGGTTTCACGCACGCAATCCTAATTCGGTTCACGGTAGGTCAGTGTATATAGGAGCAAAAGCAAGTGATACTGCTACAAACAGCGTAGAAACCGAATTACACTTCAAAGTTCGTGGGAATAATCCTTACGAATGGAATACGATGGTGAGTGATATGGTTATAAAGGGTGATGGCGATGTTGAGTTTCAGTCTCCAAAGCTGAGGATACTTGGTGGAAGCTGGAACACTAAGTTTGACCTCACGAACGAGGGAACGATTTGTAGAAAATACACCGATACGAATAATGTAGATCACGGATCGGGGCTTCACTTCTCGGGGGACTATATATACCCGACTGATGCGTCTGGAAACCTTAATAACGATGTATTAAGTATCGGTTTTCCCCAGCATAACAGGTTTAAATACATTTATGCGAGTGATAGTGTGTTTTTGAACGATTATTACGAACAATCAGGGTCTCAATACTTCGGCAAGAGATACAATTGGCATCCTTTCGGTATACTTTCAGGAATGGAGATTGAGAACAACACGACTGGAGGGAATTACTCTCAAAAACTTCACTTTTTAACACACTATTACGGAGTAAGTAATGGACGAAGAATGACTATTAACGAAAGCGGACATGTGGGAATTGGAACGGAGAACCCCGTAGCAGTATTGCATGTTCAAGGGTCTCGCCACGCTAATATCGCAGGTGGGAATAATGCCACGCTTGATTGGGCTGGGACTGGGTCAGGAGCGTCCATGTTCTATAACTCTTCAACGACTTATAATGTTGATATAGGTATTTTCGCCTCAAGCAGAATAGCGACTAACGCCGACTTCGTTTCAGCTCAAGGTGCTTTCACTCATAGTGATAGTCGTATCAAACGGGATATTAAGGAGCTTAATGATGATGATGCCTTAGTCAAATTAAGGCAAATACAACCCAAAATATATGGCTACAAGGATATTGGTGTGCGTCCGGAAGAGGAGGTTATTGGATTTATCGCAGATGAGGTTGAACAGGTCTGTCCACAGGCAGTTAGAAAAACAACTTCAACCATACCAAACATCTTAGAAGTAGTTAATGTAGCAGAGAGCAATATCATAAGCTTTACTAATTTTAACACCTCTAACCTTAGCGAAACCTCCTCTTTAGAATGTGTAGATATTCGTAGCGGTCAAGAACAATATATTAGCATCGGTAAGGTGATTGATGATAAAACTGTACAAGTCAAAGAAGATTTAAGCAATTGGTTAGGTTCGTTTGATGAAGACGGGCGTCTCATCGTTGAAACTACGACCTCTACACTTACTACCGATGAGTATGAAGCACTTGAAAATGAGGAACAAGAGGGATATAGGAAGAAGGATGATGTATATGAGAAAACCATTACTTCGTATCCAGGTAATAATCTATATATTAGGGGTGAAAGAGTGAATGACTTTAGGACTTTGAAAAAAGAGATGTTATTCGCCATCAATTTTTCGGCTACACAGGAATTAGACAAGAGTGTTGAGAAGCTTAAGGTTGAGAATGAAGAGCTTAAAGCGAGGTTATTAGCACTTGAAGAAAAAATAAATATTGCGTAA
- a CDS encoding predicted protein — MGPFVIHTSSRFKLLAGVGGFVTRRTDSVRQASSTVRGKVLTYCKVSTLRESLSKPPSFLHIDDNDEAKIDALLERASEIKHIISSNDLAYQPFKGRTLCMIFTKPSLRTRVSFETGFHLLGGHAIYLGPEDIGLGGREDTKDIARVLSRYNDIIMARTFAHQDVLDLAEYGSVPVVNGLTDFNHPCQIMADALTIKEALGSVKGKKIVYVGDGNNIVHSWLELATVYPIHFVCCCPEGYEPDPKLLERAQAGGISTVEVRCDPADAVRGADVIYGDVWASMNAGQKEEGQSRYKAFDGFQINGKLMAAAGPQCKFMHCLPAERGLECTDEVMEAPYSLVFQEAENRMHAQNAIMLDLLGC; from the exons ATGGGTCCGTTTGTGATTCATACGTCATCGAGATTTAAACTCCTGGCAGGCGTTGGCGGTTTTGTCACGCGCCGCACCGACTCCGTCCGTCAAGCGAGCTCAACCGTGCGTGGCAAGGTGTTAACCTACTGCAAG GTTTCAACGTTGAGGGAAAGCCTATCAAAGCCGCCAAGTTTTCTGCACATCGACGATAACGACGAGGCGAAAATAGATGCTTTATTGGAGCGTGCTTCAGAGATTAAACACATAATCTCGTCTAATGACTTGGCGTATCAGCCATTTAAGGGCAGGACACTTTGCATGATCTTCACGAAACCATCCCTTCGTACCAGGGTTTCGTTTGAAACAGGATTCCATCTTCTTGGAGGGCATGCGATTTATCTTGGACCGGAAGATATTGGactcggtggacgcgaggatACGAAAGATATTGCGCGTGTACTTTCTAGATATAATGACATCATTATGGCAAGAACATTTGCCCACCAAGATGTTCTCGATCTTGCGGAGTATGGCTCAGTGCCTGTTGTGAACGGTTTGACAGACTTTAATCACCCTTGCCAGATCATGGCCGATGCTCTAACCATCAAGGAAGCTTTGGGGTCCGTAAAAGGAAAGAAGATCGTCTATGTAGGTGATGGAAATAATATTGTGCATAGCtggctcgagctcgcgactGTGTACCCTATTCATTTCGTTTGCTGCTGCCCAGAAGGTTATGAACCAGACCCAAAGTTACTTGAGCGCGCACAGGCAGGTGGAATTTCCACCGTGGAAGTCAGATGTGATCCCGCAGATGCAGTCCGAGGTGCAGATGTCATATATGGGGACGTTTGGGCTAGTATGAACGCAGGACAGAAGGAAGAGGGACAGTCAAGATACAAGGCATTTGATGGTTTCCAGATAAATGGCAAGTTAATGGCTGCAGCTGGACCTCAGTGCAAATTCATGCACTGCCTTCCAGCAGAAAGAGGTCTGGAGTGCACGGATGAGGTTATGGAAGCTCCATACTCCCTCGTATTCCAGGAGGCTGAAAACAGGATGCATGCACAAAATGCAATCATGCTCGATCTTCTGGGTTGCTAG
- a CDS encoding RNA binding protein (KH_1, The K homology (KH) domain was first identified in the human heterogeneous nuclear ribonucleoprotein (hnRNP) K): protein MGTAERMKLKVMPEAEKDKIAILVNCGIHASRVVGKGGSKIQEISGKSGACLRVTKTSGLCEVKGSLLAVSAARRAIFEIIAEGDVRDLRAAVAQALTSSEKAAAENTIALPSDVERRFLVWEAGKQILQISCFDLPYRFPARTFEPPLNLQ, encoded by the exons ATGGGCACGGCCGAACGAATGAAATTGAAAGTAATGCCCGAG GCAGAAAAAGATAAAATCGCAATCCTTGTGAACTGTGGAATTCACGCCTCCCGCGTTGTCGGAAAAGGCGGGTCGAAAATTCAGGAGATATCCGGCAAATCGGGAGCTTGCCTCCGGGTGACGAAAACATCTGGTCTGTGCGAGGTAAAGGGATCACTTTTGGCAGTTTCAGCGGCGAGACGTGCTATTTTTGAAATTATCGCAGAAGGCGACGTCCGAGACCTGCGCGCCGCTGTTGCACAGGCGTTGACCTCGTCCGAAAAGGCAGCAGCAGAAAACACCATCGCATTGCCATCGGATGTAGAAAGAAGGTTTTTAGTTTGGGAAGCTGGGAAACAGATCTTGCAAATAAGCTGCTTTGATCTTCCGTACAGGTTTCCAGCTCGTACTTTTGAGCCGCCCCTCAATTTGCAGTGA
- a CDS encoding predicted protein produces MSSIGTPACIMMLAAVELVFASVYAAQADFFLFADLTHSLDGGDILPYERTRADAVTTPVGDFSARYALNANSVSALVDAMQACAPKILAMYIASSDARAVRLTRTTGWLGAVSFVEEFWSARPTYVSLDGGDGELVTRALQTHINLHLIMGDCDDGIDEGFKLDCSLKQHHAPWSTVENIFAEKERVPVPDLIVLCSSSDALPGDLSAYLMRARTQRSASARYVAAYVSASESPFSVRRVLLGFNQVGLDPSSAAMAGVGAYHCNMMCDTQVNMFVSLLLSWTLSLTILLGYGFLHSLDTPVHCFRNQVRS; encoded by the coding sequence ATGTCCTCAATAGGCACGCCCGCGTGCATTatgatgctcgcggcggtggaacTGGTGTTCGCGTCAGTGTACGCGGCACAAGCTGATTTTTTCCTCTTCGCCGACCTCACTCACTCTCTCGACGGCGGAGATATTTTACCGTACGAGAgaacccgcgcggacgctgTCACGACCCCAGTTGGCGACTTCTCTGCAAGATATGCCTTGAACGCAAACTCCGTGTCGGCTTTGGTTGACGCGATGCAAGCTTGCGCGCCCAAGATACTTGCAATGTACATCGCGTCCAGCGATGCGCGTGCCGTACGTCTGACGCGCACGACTGGTTGGTTGGGTGCTGTGAGTTTTGTTGAGGAGTTTTGGTCGGCGAGGCCAACATATGTTTCCCTTGAcggtggcgatggcgagctTGTAACGCGCGCGCTACAAACTCATATTAATCTCCATTTGATCATGGGCGACTGCGACGATGGGATTGACGAGGGGTTCAAGTTGGACTGCTCGCTAAAACAGCATCATGCACCGTGGAGCACTGTGGAGAACATCTTTGCTGAAAAGGAACGGGTTCCAGTGCCCGACCTTATTGTCCTCTGTAGCTCGTCTGACGCGCTTCCCGGAGACCTCAGCGCCTATTTGATGCGGGCGAGAACGCAGAGGTCAGCTTCTGCTAGATATGTTGCGGCCTATGTTTCCGCTTCTGAATCACCCTTTTCAGTACGTCGGGTTTTGCTAGGTTTTAACCAGGTTGGATTGGACCCTTCCTCAGCTGCGATGGCAGGCGTCGGTGCATATCATTGCAATATGATGTGTGATACGCAAGTTAACATGTTCGTTTCGCTCTTGCTCTCCTGGACCCTTTCACTGACCATCTTGTTGGGATATGGTTTCCTGCACTCTCTGGATACACCAGTGCACTGTTTCAGGAACCAGGTACGAAGTTGA
- a CDS encoding predicted protein: MTRCHHDLDATIAQLRDVVEDRLDKHLASSAIFFADKLVTMSGGALGDVFLHAKALYLGTHYRRAFATLHRGGLIPRKLNPGVENGSLRSRTVDLRAPAENSCRLLAAQCLAAVKDWDGCLAVLGERDDGDSKSLIEETDTRGEQNPSLPGCLTSARSGVVRQRTKASRVEQLDRTQGHGSRKREYELRDGSVSIRASLCFMRGKAHGALENWKSAELWCKEALTLDPYCFEAFDLLISSHLLSVGEEDRFLSSLQIRPEDKWVPSLYGTICHSGFFSSAEGSSCVASSHGHMNQATDVRCNLPVESDRDVCNACDVSNIPDTLHSQTSGTQPELFALKYNSEVILARSERYFNRGDYQRCYDTIQELLANEPTKLAAMPCYLAVTVELRLKTKLYLCAHKLVEEYPAKAISWFAVACYYYCTRQFDSARRYFGKATILEATFVPAWLGFGHAFAAQDESDQAMAAYRTATRLYPGCHLSLMCIGMEYHRTNNFSLAGQFLSRARHLRPADPLVYNELGALAFHNGDHVSAISHLEKAIALIPQPVTATWEAILVNLAHSNRKLNNFDEAIFWYEQALSLAPRNASTYTALGFTHQLKGNFQSRMEKAIECYHKALSLKPNDDFAQEMLTLALIDQCAVTMPPYNFVAYDAHQPLPVKSERRS, encoded by the coding sequence ATGACAAGATGTCATCACGATTTGGACGCAACGATTGCTCAATTGCGCGATGTTGTAGAAGACCGGCTGGACAAGCATCTCGCGTCGTCTGCAATTTTCTTCGCCGATAAGCTCGTGACCATGAGTGGCGGAGCCCTTGGCGACGTCTTCCTCCACGCTAAAGCGCTTTATTTAGGAACGCACTACCGTCGTGCATTCGCGACGTTACACCGTGGAGGGCTCATTCCGAGAAAGTTAAATCCAGGAGTCGAAAATGGAAGCCTTCGGAGCAGAACAGTTGATCTCCGAGCGCCTGCTGAAAACAGTTGCAGACTCCTCGCCGCACAGTGCCTCGCCGCAGTGAAGGACTGGGATGGATGTCTCGCTGTCCTCGGTGAACGAGATGACGGTGACAGCAAGTCGTTGATCGAAGAAACAGATACACGTGGAGAACAAAACCCGAGCCTGCCGGGCTGCTTAACTTCTGCAAGAAGCGGAGTTGTCCGACAAAGGACGAAAGCCTCTAGAGTTGAGCAGCTTGACCGAACCCAAGGTCACGGCTCAAGGAAACGTGAATACGAGCTTCGTGACGGTTCTGTTTCAATACGAGCTTCGTTATGCTTCATGCGAGGTAAAGCACATGGTGCACTGGAGAACTGGAAGTCTGCAGAGCTTTGGTGTAAAGAAGCGCTTACATTGGACCCGTATTGCTTTGAGGCATTTGATTTATTGATTTCAAGCCATTTACTTTCCGTTGGGGAAGAGGACCGCTTTCTTTCCTCTTTGCAAATCAGGCCAGAGGACAAATGGGTACCGTCCCTATACGGCACAATATGTCACAGCGGATTTTTCTCGTCTGCAGAAGGCAGTTCATGTGTGGCTTCCAGCCATGGACATATGAACCAGGCGACTGATGTTCGGTGTAACTTGCCGGTAGAATCGGATCGGGATGTGTGCAATGCGTGCGATGTGAGCAACATTCCGGATACGCTGCACAGTCAGACCAGCGGTACCCAGCCTGAGCTTTTCGCCCTTAAGTATAACAGTGAGGTTATACTTGCTCGCTCTGAGCGGTACTTCAATCGGGGCGATTATCAAAGATGCTACGATACTATTCAAGAACTGCTTGCGAACGAGCCAACGAAACTCGCTGCGATGCCTTGTTACCTCGCAGTCACTGTAGAGCTCCGCTTGAAAACCAAGCTGTACCTGTGTGCACACAAACTTGTTGAGGAGTACCCAGCTAAAGCTATCAGTTGGTTTGCTGTGGCGTGCTACTACTACTGCACGCGACAGTTTGATTCTGCAAGGCGTTATTTTGGCAAGGCGACTATTTTGGAAGCCACGTTCGTTCCAGCGTGGTTGGGCTTTGGGCATGCATTTGCCGCTCAAGACGAGAGTGACCAGGCCATGGCAGCGTACCGCACAGCCACGCGCTTGTATCCTGGCTGCCACCTATCTTTGATGTGCATTGGAATGGAATACCACCGCACGAACAACTTCAGTTTAGCAGGACAGTTTCTCTCGAGGGCACGCCACCTACGTCCTGCTGACCCTCTTGTGTACAATGAGTTGGGTGCACTGGCGTTCCATAATGGTGACCATGTTAGCGCGATATCCCATCTTGAAAAGGCAATTGCTCTTATTCCGCAACCAGTTACAGCGACATGGGAAGCGATACTCGTCAATCTGGCGCACTCAAACCGAAAGTTAAACAACTTTGACGAGGCGATCTTCTGGTATGAGCAGGCACTGAGCCTTGCGCCCAGGAATGCAAGTACATACACCGCACTTGGTTTCACACACCAGTTGAAAGGGAATTTTCAGAGTCGCATGGAGAAGGCAATAGAATGCTATCACAAAGCTCTGAGTCTAAAGCCAAATGATGACTTTGCGCAAGAGATGTTGACACTAGCGCTGATTGACCAGTGTGCCGTAACCATGCCTCCATATAATTTCGTTGCATATGATGCACACCAGCCTCTTCCTGTGAAAAGTGAACGGCGCAGCTAG
- a CDS encoding predicted protein: MSDPQTPTEIQEDATPNHKTDETDDEEVKNAIRAYLELERQYPMLKLNLRESYEEREELQRLKCMNASLLKVAQELYRELAEYKTKHNKLKDIIEEKVEDMYLEQEKEDHTNQLSALVDKTFEELKDDFPPDLDYAKMKDIVDRVYYENEVKIIEECIKAGTVSIPYDGYDDKNYPPRLLLDPSSYM, encoded by the coding sequence ATGAGCGACCCGCAAACGCCGACCGAGATTCAAGAGGACGCCACGCCCAACCACAAGACGGACGAAACTGACGATGAAGAAGTGAAAAATGCGATTCGTGCGTATTTGGAGTTGGAACGGCAGTACCCCATGCTCAAGCTGAACCTTCGGGAAAGTTATGAAGAGCGTGAAGAACTTCAGCGATTAAAATGCATGAATGCCTCTCTCCTTAAAGTTGCACAAGAACTTTACAGGGAACTTGCAGAATATAAGACTAAACACAATAAGTTAAAAGACATCATAGAAGAAAAAGTTGAAGATATGTATTTGGAACAAGAGAAAGAAGACCACACGAATCAACTATCAGCTCTCGTGGACAAAACATTTGAGGAGCTTAAGGATGATTTTCCGCCAGACCTGGATTATGCCAAAATGAAGGACATAGTTGACCGCGTATATTACGAAAATGAAGTTAAAATTATTGAGGAATGTATCAAAGCAGGAACAGTATCAATCCCCTATGATGGTTATGATGACAAAAACTATCCACCACGATTGTTGTTAGACCCGTCTTCGTATATGTAA